Proteins found in one Camelus bactrianus isolate YW-2024 breed Bactrian camel chromosome 5, ASM4877302v1, whole genome shotgun sequence genomic segment:
- the ARL4C gene encoding ADP-ribosylation factor-like protein 4C, translated as MGNISSNISAFQSLHIVMLGLDSAGKTTVLYRLKFNEFVNTVPTIGFNTEKIKLSNGTAKGISCHFWDVGGQEKLRPLWKSYSRCTDGIIYVVDSVDVDRLEEAKTELHKVTKFAENQGTPLLVIANKQDLPKSLPVAEIEKQLALHELIPATTYHVQPACAIIGEGLTEGMDKLYEMILKRRKSLKQKKKR; from the coding sequence ATGGGCAACATCTCCTCCAACATCTCGGCCTTCCAGTCCCTGCACATCGTCATGCTGGGCTTGGACTCGGCCGGCAAGACCACGGTGCTCTACCGGCTCAAGTTCAACGAATTCGTGAACACGGTGCCCACCATCGGCTTCAACACGGAGAAGATCAAGCTGAGCAACGGCACAGCCAAGGGCATCAGCTGCCACTTCTGGGACGTGGGCGGCCAGGAGAAGCTGCGGCCGCTGTGGAAGTCCTACAGCCGCTGCACGGACGGCATCATCTACGTGGTGGACTCGGTGGACGTGGACCGGCTGGAGGAGGCCAAGACGGAGCTGCACAAGGTGACTAAATTCGCCGAGAACCAGGGCACGCCGCTGCTGGTCATCGCCAACAAGCAGGATCTGCCCAAGTCTCTGCCAGTGGCCGAGATCGAGAAGCAGCTGGCGCTGCACGAGCTCATCCCGGCCACCACCTACCACGTCCAGCCGGCGTGCGCCATCATCGGCGAAGGCCTCACCGAGGGCATGGACAAGCTCTATGAGATGATCCTGAAACGCAGGAAGTCCCTCAAGCAGAAGAAGAAGCGGTAA